From Priestia filamentosa, a single genomic window includes:
- the garD gene encoding galactarate dehydratase, with translation MSISKKQKSTPLYIKVHESDNVAIVVNEGGLSKDTMFPCGLKLIDDVPQGHKVSLTSLSIGEPIIRYGEIIGYAREVLQKGSRIKESDVSLPVPPTLSELIQDSTKTEEMEPINGYTFLGYENNDGSVGTKNILGITTSVQCVVGVLDYAVERVKKELLPHYPNVDDVVALNHNYGCGVAIDADDAAIPIRTVQNLMKHPNFGGEVMVVGLGCEKLTTSQLLSSDDKRDVVLLQEEQGFHGMLETIMKMAEEKLKRLNKRERTLCSLSNLVVGLQCGGSDAFSGVTANPAVGYAADLLVRAGATVFFSEVTEVRDAVHLLTPRAANEDVQRKLVKEMEWYDRYLERGKADRSANPSPGNKKGGLTNVVEKALGSIVKSGRSPIVDVLAPGEKATKKGLHYAATPASDFVCGTLQLASGMNLHVFTTGRGTPYGLAMAPVIKVSTRNALKEQWHDLIDINAGEIATGNATIEDIGTELFHYMIDVASGKKKTWADYWKLHNDLCLFNPAPLT, from the coding sequence TCGATGATGTTCCACAAGGTCATAAAGTTTCACTTACTTCTTTGTCCATTGGAGAACCCATTATACGATATGGAGAAATTATTGGATATGCTCGTGAAGTGTTACAAAAAGGAAGCCGTATTAAAGAAAGTGATGTCTCGCTCCCTGTTCCTCCAACATTATCAGAACTTATTCAAGACAGCACTAAAACAGAAGAAATGGAGCCTATAAACGGATATACATTCCTTGGCTATGAAAACAACGACGGTAGTGTGGGAACAAAAAATATCCTCGGAATTACCACAAGTGTCCAATGTGTTGTCGGTGTTCTGGATTATGCCGTAGAACGTGTAAAGAAAGAACTTCTCCCCCATTATCCAAATGTTGACGACGTTGTAGCTTTAAACCATAACTATGGCTGTGGAGTTGCTATTGATGCAGATGATGCTGCCATTCCTATTCGTACTGTCCAAAATTTAATGAAGCATCCAAACTTTGGGGGAGAAGTGATGGTTGTTGGACTTGGATGTGAAAAGCTAACAACAAGTCAGCTTTTATCAAGCGATGATAAACGAGACGTTGTTCTCCTGCAAGAAGAGCAAGGATTTCACGGTATGCTTGAAACAATTATGAAAATGGCTGAAGAAAAATTAAAACGGTTAAATAAACGAGAACGCACATTATGCTCTCTATCCAACCTAGTTGTTGGCTTACAATGTGGAGGAAGTGATGCTTTCTCTGGAGTAACGGCTAACCCTGCTGTTGGATATGCAGCAGATCTTCTCGTCCGTGCTGGGGCAACTGTCTTCTTTTCTGAAGTAACAGAAGTTCGTGATGCTGTTCATTTGTTAACACCACGAGCGGCAAACGAAGACGTACAAAGAAAGTTAGTAAAAGAAATGGAATGGTACGATCGCTACTTAGAGCGAGGAAAAGCTGATAGAAGTGCAAACCCTTCACCAGGCAATAAAAAAGGGGGGTTAACAAATGTTGTGGAAAAGGCACTTGGTTCTATCGTTAAATCTGGAAGAAGTCCAATCGTAGATGTATTAGCTCCTGGAGAAAAGGCGACTAAAAAAGGTCTTCACTATGCCGCAACACCTGCAAGTGATTTTGTTTGTGGAACGTTGCAACTGGCCTCTGGGATGAATTTGCACGTTTTTACAACAGGACGCGGTACTCCTTATGGTTTAGCAATGGCTCCTGTTATAAAAGTGTCTACACGAAATGCTTTGAAAGAGCAGTGGCATGATTTAATTGATATTAACGCAGGAGAAATTGCAACCGGAAATGCGACAATCGAAGATATTGGCACAGAGCTTTTTCATTATATGATTGATGTTGCAAGCGGTAAAAAGAAAACATGGGCAGACTACTGGAAGCTTCATAATGACCTTTGCTTATTCAATCCTGCTCCCCTCACTTAA